The DNA sequence CTGCAGGTACGCAGTGACCACGTTGCCCCCATCTACGTCATCAACcttctgacctctgacctcatcCAGCTCTGCTGCATGATCTGTGAAGTCGCCCGTCCTCGGAGCCCGATGATATTCATCATCAACAAATGTATTCACAACTACAGTCTGATGACCAgtgttgtcttcatggtgtGCATCGCCCTGGAAAGGTACCTGTCTATCCAGCCCTCACCCCgtctattccccccccccatcatacCCACCCATCCAGCCAGGCAGTTCTCAGGAACCATTTGTACATATAGCTCTGAAAAGTAGAGCTCTGTAACTGACTGCACAAGActacgggaaagggaagaagtcgagttagtaacatgccttaatgggatgaggttacatacagatggagaggaggaggagaggagaggggcaagAGAGCACAGACTACGGGGGAAATGCATTTTAACAGAAGGAAAACAGTTCTCGACGGGAGAACAGACTTTGACACGACAAGTCACCTTTTGTCGGTTTGAACTCAACTGATGTGACTGACGTTTTTTGTCTAGTTTTTTGAGATATCATAGGAATTGCTGTGCATCCATTTTGGTCCAACGTCACCCAAACCTGTTGATGAGACCACGTTGGTCCAGCATGTGGAGCTCCTTCTGTGTCTGACTCTAGTGTTGATGTTGTATTCCAGGTACCTGCTGATCGTCTTCCCCCTGTGGTACCACTGCAGACAAACCATCGGTCCACCGTGGTGATCTGTGCCCTGGCCTGGGTCCTTCCTTCTCTCTAccttttcactttattttttggTGGTAACTTCAACGTCCCCCAAATGATTGCCGTTGTCTTCCTGCTCCTTCCCCTCCCACTGCTCTTGTTCTTCTGCTGTGCGACTCTCAGAGCCCTGTCTGCCTCCGTCTCCATCCTGCCTGACGAAAAACGACGAATTGTAGGAACTTTGGTCGTGGTGCTGCTAATTTACATGCTGCTGTTCCTGCCCAATGTTATTTTGATACTGGTTGCGAGATACACAAAAGACCAATCGCTTGTTGCAACTCTCGTCTACGTGTCTGCGGTGTTTCTTAAGCTGAATCCTCTCGCAGACCTGGTTCTGTATATCTTCACGAAAAAAAGGGTTCCTAGACAAGATCTTGCCTCTGTGCGTTGCTGCAGAGTAGAAGACAGAGGTCTCAGCAGTCTGGAAACAACATTAACAGTGTAAGATTAAtgtagtcccacaaggggaaattacaatttacactccgtTGTTGttgcacattacacacaggcctgaactacacacacatgctcagg is a window from the Etheostoma spectabile isolate EspeVRDwgs_2016 unplaced genomic scaffold, UIUC_Espe_1.0 scaffold00009273, whole genome shotgun sequence genome containing:
- the LOC116679065 gene encoding LOW QUALITY PROTEIN: mas-related G-protein coupled receptor member A8-like (The sequence of the model RefSeq protein was modified relative to this genomic sequence to represent the inferred CDS: inserted 1 base in 1 codon), with product MSYNNTSYNNPSHNNTSFNSSSSVLEVAEDEYEEAPGDLFFWGSFALSGVPSDSDHLPNSTISFLHSFPSNNVTVGLLGYLDDTEAGLIDNVATCIIIIISLPLILIAIHSLYSLVRSDHVAPIYVINLLTSDLIQLCCMICEVARPRSPMIFIINKCIHNYSLMTSVVFMVCIALERYLLIVFPLWYHCRQTIXSTVVICALAWVLPSLYLFTLFFGGNFNVPQMIAVVFLLLPLPLLLFFCCATLRALSASVSILPDEKRRIVGTLVVVLLIYMLLFLPNVILILVARYTKDQSLVATLVYVSAVFLKLNPLADLVLYIFTKKRVPRQDLASVRCCRVEDRGLSSLETTLTV